TCAGAAGCATTGCTAAACATTTTTCCGCAAGTCTGAGTTACAGATTCGTCTGGAAATAAATTGCCAGGAACGATTGGTGGCTTTAGCTTTGCTATCGTTTTATTAATCGGTTTAGCGATGTCAATTTTCTTTTTAACACTAAACTTTATTTCCAAAATGGTTTTGCCAACAATTTCACAAAAATTATCATATGTGAAGTTTTTCGCTTTATCATTCATTACTATTGGGGCAATTGTATTGTTTGCTAAACACCCAGATTACAATATTATCACTAATATTGATAATTCACCCGATGAATCACTTAATAGTCTAAGCGGTCAATTTAATTTTTCAAGTGTGTTAACTTCTGCACCCGCAGTTTTGTTTGCCTATGATGGCTTCTTAGTTATTGGTTTATTGAAAAGTGATGTCAAAAACCCTGATAAAACAATCCCTTTATCAATGATATTAGGAATGTTGTTGGCAGGTTTTGTTTTTATCTTTATTACTGTATGTCAATTGCTTTGTGGTTGTGCGTCACCTTACTTAATATTTGATAAATTAATTCCTAATAACAATGTATTAAGAAATGTCTTTATTGAAATTATTTCAATTTTAATTTTTGTCTCTTTATTTAGTTCATTAAACTCACAAGTATTGGGACAAACCCGTTCATGCCAAGCTGCAATTGATGAAGAAATTATTTTTGGTTACCGTTGATTTAAACGTATTAGTAACGGAAGAAGAAGTGATCTATTTGGAGGAACTGTTTGTTCATTAATGTCAACTATTTTCTGATTTATATTAACAGGAGTTCCTGCCATTATTATTAACAGTGACCAGATTATTGATGGTTTTGGTAATTTGGTTGTGTTGGCTATCTTTGTAATTTATGGTGTCTTACCGTTTTTTACATTACCACGTTGATGTAAAGTGCCAACTAATGAAGCAAAACATGAACGCTTACAACCAATTACTGCTGTTATTGGTGGTGTTGGATGTATTGGTGTACCACTTTATGTTGGGGTCGGACAATTCATTATTAATATAATACATGACCCGTTTGGTCCAAATACTGAATGAGGATTATGATATTCAGGAAATGTTATGACTAACCTGCAAGGATGCATTATCTTTTGAATTACATTTGTATTGCTGTTTGCTTTACCATTAACTAATGATTTATTATTACGACATTACGATCGTGAATACAAACAACCGTTTGTATGACAAAAAGGTGATCCAAAACACTTTGATGTTCGATTCAATGGATAATTAATAAATAAAAACCTCGCTTTAATAGTGGGGTTTTATTTTTTTATTCGTTAACTTCAAAAATTGAAGTTAATACATATGGTTTCTTTTTCTTGTTTGCTCAAATATAAAATAATGAAATATTTTGAACGTGTTTTTTAATCTGACTGTAGTTAATATTATTGTTTTTTGCTAATAAAGTATTAACTTTATCACGAATACTATAAGCAATTTTACTCATTAATGGTTGAGAGTCTTTTACAAAGAATGCACCTTTTGTATTAATTAATGGTTGTGTTGCTAATTGCTTTGTTTTTTTATTAATAACTAAAGAAATGTTAAAAATTCCATCACGACTTAATATTTTTCGATATTTAAGTGTTCCTGCAGAATCACCATCGATTTGACCGTTCGAAACATAAACGTCGTACATATCAACAAAATCATCAGTTGGGATGAGACGATGGTTAGATATTTCTAGTATTTGGCCTCTGGCTGCTTGGTAAACATTATCTGGATGAATTCCCGAATCAATTGCATTTTGTCTTAATGCTCTAAGCATTTTAAATTCACCATGAATTGGTACAACATATTGTGGGTTTGTTAATTTCATTAACAGTTGTTGTTCCATTTGTGTTGCGTGTCCAGAGGTATGTAATTTAGTTTCTTTACTATTAATTTTTACATTAGCTCCACACATATAAAGTTTGTTTACTAATTTTTCTACTGCTTCAAAATTTCCTGGAATAGGACTACTTGAAAGAATAATAGTGTCGGTTGATCTAAAGACAATTCTTGCATTTCTTCCTGTAGCCATTTGATTAAGAGCAGCCATTTCTTCACCTTGACTTCCAGTACATAAAATCATTATTTCGTTATCTGGAAATTGTTCAAGTTCACTTGAATCAATGAAATGCTCTTTAGAACAATTTAACAAACCAATATCAATTGCTATATTAACATTGGCATTCATGCTTCGTCCATATAAACAAATCTTACGATTATTGCGAATTGCAATATCTAAAATTTCTTCAATTCTTTGTAAATTACTTGCAAATGTTGCAACAAAAACTCGTCCTGGACAAGTTTCTATAATTCCTCGTAATTCTTCAATTACATATTTTTCACTTGGAGCAAAACCCGGTGTTTCTGCGTTTGTTGATTCACAAAATAAAACATCAATGTTTCTTCTTCCCATTTCAGCAACTTTTAAAATATCAAATTCATCACCATTAGTTGAGAAGTCAAATTTAAAGTCACCTGAGTGAATAATTCTTGCATTTTTTGTTTCGATATAAACTCCAAAAGCATCAGGAATTGAGTGACAAACACGATAAAATTCAAATTTAAATCTTGGTGTAATAATTTTTGTGTTGTCATTAATTAAATTAATTTCAGGAAGTTTAATATCACCAAATTCCTTAGCACGTTTTTTAATTAACTCAATTGACAATTGTGGCGCATAAATTTTAGGAATTTTAACACTACGAAGTAAATATGGTACTCCACCAATATGATCTTCATGACCGTGAGTAATAATTAAGGCCTTAATTTTATCTTGATTTTCAATTAAAGAATCAAACGGACAAATTAGTCCATCTACACCAGGAAAATCATTATCACAAAATTTAATTCCACAGTCAATGATAAATAGTTCATCATCTTGTTGAAAAACATACATGTTTTTCCCAATTTCATCAACACCACCAAGCGATCATCATTTGGTTGGTTCGCCATAAATTCCTTTAATTTCATCCTCTTGATCTTGGATGCTTTGCTGTTGTTCTTCAGCAAATAATTTTTCAATAACTTTACTCATATTAATTAAATTTTTATTCAATTATTTTCAGTATAAAATGGGTTTTCTTTATTGGTATGATCATAATAAAGTTTTCCATCTAAATGGTCTATTTCGTGTTGTAAGCAAATAGCTAAAATTCCAGTAGCATCAATTGTAATTGGTTGTTTATTAATCAAATCATAAGCTTCAACAATGATTCGATTATATCTAGGTACAAAACCGTCGTGTTTATTTTTAACTGATAAACAACCTTCTCCACAACCTAAATAAGCTTTAGCAACTGATTTACTAACAATTACGGGGTTGGCTATTAAATACTTATGTTCAATTTCTTTCGGATTAGATATTAAATATTTATGTTCAATTTCATTTTCATTAAAATGAATATAAATTACTTTTTTATTTAACCCCACTTGTGGTGCAGCAATAGCTATTCCTGGAGTAATATTGTTTTGTTCATATTCATCACGATAACAAACATCAATATACTCTTGCATTGCTTGAATTAAATTTCATTCTTCTTTAGTAATATTATTAATATCTAAATTAGTCGATTTTTGACGTAATCGAATATCAGTATCAAGTAAAACTAAAGATGCTAATTTATTCATTTATTAATAATTTATATAGACCATATTGATCTAAAAATGTATGAAATATAAGTTAGATTATACTTAATAATTAATTTTTAACTATAATTATTGGACTGTATGCGCCTTTAGCTCAATTGGATAGAGCGTCTGGCTACGGACCAGAAGGTTATGGGTTCAACTCCTGTAAGGCGCGCCAGTTTATCGGGAAGTAGCTTAGCTTGGTAGAGCACTTGGTTTGGGACCAAGGGGTCGCAGGTTCGAATCCTGTCTTCCCGACCAGTTATGGCAGGGTATCTCAGTTGGTTAGAGAACTCGGCTCATACCCGGGGTGTCGTGAGTTCGAATCTCACCCCTGCTACCATAGTTAGGAACTTTAGCTCAGTTGGTTAGAGCCACCGACTCATAATCGGTTGGTCATTGGTTCGAGTCCAATAAGTTCCACCATAATGGCACTATTGGTATAATATTACGCAATGGTGTACGGATGCTTACCCAAGTCCGGTTGAAGGGATCGGTCTTGAAAACCGACAGGTGTCGAAAGGCACGCGGGGGTTCGAATCCCTCAGCATCCGCCATTTATACCGCGGAGTAGAGCAGTCTGGTAGCTCGTCAGTCTCATAATCTGAAGGACGTTGGTTCAAATCCAACCTCCGCAACCATTTACGGTCTAGTGGTGTACCGGTTAACATGCCTCTCTGTCACAGAGGAGATTGCGGGTTCGATTCCCGTCTGGACCGCCATATTAAGGTTTCATAGCTCAGTCAGTAGAGCAAAGGACTGAAAATCCTTGTGTCGACAGTGCAATTCTGTCTGAAACCACCATAGAAAATGACTACTTACAATAAGTAGTCATTTTTTATTTTATTCTTATAATAGTTTTAATTTATGGCAATCATTAACGGCAAGGCAATCGCTGAGCAAATTAAACAAGAGTTAAAATTACAAGCAGCTAATTTAATTAAAAAACGAATTAGACCAACGTTAGCTGTTGTTCAAGTTGGAAACAATGAGGCAAGTAATATTTATATTCGTAATAAGAAAAAAATAGCTGAGGAATTAAATATTAAATTTATTCATTTACACTTTGGTGAAAAAATTACAACTAATGATTTACTAAATGAAATCAATAAAATTAATCTTGATAAAACAATTCATGGTTTGTTTGTGCAATTACCATTACCAAAACATATAAATGAATTTGCAATTATTAATGCAATTGATCCTAATAAAGATGTTGATTGTTTTTCAATTGCTAATATCGGTAGATTATGAAGTGCCAAACCCAACGATTTAATAATTAAACCAAACACACCAGCAGGTATTATTGAATTAATTAAAAGAAGTGGTATAAGTCTTGAAGGAAAAAATGTAACAGTAATTGGCAGAAGTAATATTGTTGGTAAACCATTAATAGCTTTATTAATGATGGAAAACGCCACTGTTACTGTGTGTCATTCTAAAACAAAAAACTTAGCAAAGGTTTGTGCTAAAGCAGATATATTAATTTCTGCAGTTGGCAAAGCTAAGTTAGTTACAGAAGATTTTGTTAAAAAAGGCGCTGTTGTAATTGATGTTGGTATTAATCGTGATGAAAGTGGCAAAATTTGCGGTGATGTTGATTTTAATCCGGTTCAATTAAAAACTAACATGATTACTCCTGTTCCTGGAGGAGTTGGGCCAATGACTGTTGTAATGCTAATGAAAAATTTAATTGAGTTAGCTAAAAACTATCGTAAATAAATTATTAATTTATAAATTTATCAATAATTTTTTTAGTTTGCTTTAAATTTTCCACATGTGAAATGTGCATTGAATTTTTAATTATATGTACTTTTATGTTTTTGTTTTTCTTAAAAAATTTAGTTGCTGATTTACACGGAGTAATTAAATCTTTATCGCCCAAGAGTACAATAGTGGGGTGATTAACATTTAAATATATTCTTCTTGAGTGTAACATTTCACTTGGACTATAAACAATTTTCTTTCATCAATAATTCATTGTTTTGTAGTTGTCTTTAATAAAATTTACGTAATAACTTCATGTGTTAATAGCATGTTGAGATTTAGCTAGTTCTTTATAATTAACTGCTTGCCATTTCAATAATTTTATTCGTTCATCAATACTTGTTGGAAGCATATTGAAATAAAAATAAAATCAATATCTATAAGCAAAATGCGTAATAGGATTTTCAAAAATTAAATATTTAATTCTTTCTGGTACGTGGGTTGCGACCTCTGCAGCATATACACAACCTAATGAATGAGCAATAATAATTACATTATTTAATTTTTTATTACGAATAAATTCAGCAATGTATTTTCCTTGATTTTTAATTTTACAGTGTTGTTTAATTAACTTTTTATTAAATGGTAAATTGTTTTTACCAACCCCGATAACATTTAAATTAAAGCAATTATATTCATTAATATATTGTCGGTAGGTTTTGACTAATTTACAATCAAAGGCAAAACCTGAAAGAAACAAAATATTTCCTTTAGGTTTTTTACTTAAGCTTTTGTATTCAGAATAATCAAAAGAAAATTTACACATGGTTATTTAAATTTAAAAACATTTGATAAATTATTGATTCAGGAATTTCTTCACTTCTAACTTTTTCATCTAAATTAAACTTATTAAAGAGATATTCAATTTTTTCATTATAAATAGTGTGCTTTAAATTATTCTTAAGTGTTTTTCTTTTTGAAAGAAAAATTAATTTTAAAAATTTATCGTAACTACTATTAAAATCATCACTATGTTTTTCTAATTTAATAAATTTTGATTCAACCTCTGGTGCTGGATTAAAACAATTTTTACCAACATGGATTAATTCACTACACGTGGCTTGATGCTGAAATAAAACACTAAAACTGTTATATTGTTTTGTTTTAGGTTTTGCAATTAAGCGTTGGGCAACTTCTTGCTGCAACATACAATACATTGTTTTAATATTTAATGTTTTTAAAAACTTAATCACAATAAGCGAACTAATTGAATAAGGAAGGTTGGCTACAATGATTGGATTTTTATGTTTGTTAGTGATTACACTAAAATCAAAATCAAGAATGTTTTCATTGAATAATTGAGTGTTTTTCTTATCGCTTAATCGTTCATTCAAATAATCGTATAAACGTTTATCTAATTCAATTAAATATAGTGGTTTTTCTAATTCAATTAATTTGCTTGTAAGCACTCCTAGCCCTGGTCCAATTTCAATAATTGCATCAACATTATCAATATCTATGTTCATGATAATTTCATTTAAAATATCTTCATTAATTAAAAAGTTTTGTCCTAGCTTTTTGCTGGGAACAAACTTTTTTTCTTTAATAAATTTATTTGGATTAATAAATTTCATTAAGCAATTTCAATATGTCCAATTGATGATTTAAATTTCATTTCTCGTTGACGCAAAATAATGCGGTGCATAATATACGACTGAAGAATTGAAATCAAGGCATTAAAGAATCAATAAACCCCTACTCCTGTTGGTGTAAAGGCCACAATCAACGACATTGCTCCTGTAAAGATGTATTGGAACATCATTCGTTTTTTTGTTTCTTTCTTACCTTTAGAAGTGTTTGCGTTTGAAGCTCGATTACGTTGTTTACCTCAATATGTAGGTAACCAAGTTGATAAGAATTGTGTTGGAATTGCCACAATTAAGAAAAATAAATATATTCATCCGTCACCAATAAAGTTATTAAATACTTGTGTTGATGGTGTGTATGAGAAATTTCAAATATTGAATAAAACTGTTGCTTTAAGTGGTCTAAGAATTGTAACTACCCGATAAATAATTAAGAAAATTGGTAGTGTAATTAAAATTTGTTCAAATGCAGCAAATGGATGAATATTATTTTTAGCATATAAATCCATGGTTTCTTGTTGCTTCATTTGTTTTGATTGAGCATCTTTTAATCCTTTGTATTTGGCATTAATTTCAGCTAGTTTGCCGCTTACTTCGTTCATTTTTTCGTTTTGTAAGGTTGATTTAATTGTTGCTAACATTGTTAATAAACGAATAATAACAATTAATACAACAATTCCTAACAATCCATTCAGTCCACCTCATCAATTATGACCAGCATAAGTTATTTGCATTGTTAATCATGCTCCTGGTCAAACAAACCACGCATAAAAAGGCCCATATTGCATTGATCAATATGTAAAAACGTGGTTTTGATTAAATGCTGTTGATCCAACATCATATTGATATAAACCGGTTGTCCCAAAATTAAATCCATATTCGAGACCTGAACCAATCGCTTGGCTGCTTGCTACAGTCGGATCAAAAGATGTTTGGAAACACCCTCACATCCCCATTACAAAGAAAAACAAAAGAATAAGAATTTTTGATCACTTTCAAATTCCTTTAATTACATCTTTAGTTTTTGATACTTTGCTTTTTGGTTTAACTCAAAAAGGACTAAAAACATCGTTGTTTTTATCGCTTTTATTGTTGAAGCTAAAGACTGGTTTTTTACTCATATTTGATCTTTTTTAAAAGTGTTTGAAATTCCTTGTAATTGTTTTTATATTCATTCGTCAAATAGTTTTTTTTTACAATAATGACACAATTAATTTTGTGATAATTTTCCATTTTTTGAACATAAGAACGAATTTGACGACGGATCTTGTTACGAATGACAGCAGTTCGAAATGTTTTTTTATTTAAAGCAATTAAGAATTGAAATTTTCCAATTTTATTTTTTTTATATTTGATTGTGTAAATTGAATTATCAACTCTGCATCCTTTATCAAATAAAAAAGAAATGTCTTCTTTTTTTCTTAAACTACAAAACTTTTGATTATTCATCAGCTGATGAAAGTTTGACTCTTCCTTTTAATCGACGCTTAGCTAATAATTTACGTCCTTTAGAAGTACTAGAACGTTTACGAAATCC
Above is a window of Candidatus Malacoplasma girerdii DNA encoding:
- the rpmH gene encoding 50S ribosomal protein L34, with translation MKRTFQPNKRKRAKVSGFRKRSSTSKGRKLLAKRRLKGRVKLSSADE
- a CDS encoding alpha/beta hydrolase, encoding MCKFSFDYSEYKSLSKKPKGNILFLSGFAFDCKLVKTYRQYINEYNCFNLNVIGVGKNNLPFNKKLIKQHCKIKNQGKYIAEFIRNKKLNNVIIIAHSLGCVYAAEVATHVPERIKYLIFENPITHFAYRYWFYFYFNMLPTSIDERIKLLKWQAVNYKELAKSQHAINTWSYYVNFIKDNYKTMNYWWKKIVYSPSEMLHSRRIYLNVNHPTIVLLGDKDLITPCKSATKFFKKNKNIKVHIIKNSMHISHVENLKQTKKIIDKFIN
- the folD gene encoding bifunctional 5,10-methylene-tetrahydrofolate dehydrogenase/Methenyl tetrahydrofolate cyclohydrolase — protein: MAIINGKAIAEQIKQELKLQAANLIKKRIRPTLAVVQVGNNEASNIYIRNKKKIAEELNIKFIHLHFGEKITTNDLLNEINKINLDKTIHGLFVQLPLPKHINEFAIINAIDPNKDVDCFSIANIGRLWSAKPNDLIIKPNTPAGIIELIKRSGISLEGKNVTVIGRSNIVGKPLIALLMMENATVTVCHSKTKNLAKVCAKADILISAVGKAKLVTEDFVKKGAVVIDVGINRDESGKICGDVDFNPVQLKTNMITPVPGGVGPMTVVMLMKNLIELAKNYRK
- a CDS encoding metallo-beta-lactamase superfamily protein, coding for MSKVIEKLFAEEQQQSIQDQEDEIKGIYGEPTKWWSLGGVDEIGKNMYVFQQDDELFIIDCGIKFCDNDFPGVDGLICPFDSLIENQDKIKALIITHGHEDHIGGVPYLLRSVKIPKIYAPQLSIELIKKRAKEFGDIKLPEINLINDNTKIITPRFKFEFYRVCHSIPDAFGVYIETKNARIIHSGDFKFDFSTNGDEFDILKVAEMGRRNIDVLFCESTNAETPGFAPSEKYVIEELRGIIETCPGRVFVATFASNLQRIEEILDIAIRNNRKICLYGRSMNANVNIAIDIGLLNCSKEHFIDSSELEQFPDNEIMILCTGSQGEEMAALNQMATGRNARIVFRSTDTIILSSSPIPGNFEAVEKLVNKLYMCGANVKINSKETKLHTSGHATQMEQQLLMKLTNPQYVVPIHGEFKMLRALRQNAIDSGIHPDNVYQAARGQILEISNHRLIPTDDFVDMYDVYVSNGQIDGDSAGTLKYRKILSRDGIFNISLVINKKTKQLATQPLINTKGAFFVKDSQPLMSKIAYSIRDKVNTLLAKNNNINYSQIKKHVQNISLFYIWANKKKKPYVLTSIFEVNE
- the def gene encoding peptide deformylase, with translation MNKLASLVLLDTDIRLRQKSTNLDINNITKEEWNLIQAMQEYIDVCYRDEYEQNNITPGIAIAAPQVGLNKKVIYIHFNENEIEHKYLISNPKEIEHKYLIANPVIVSKSVAKAYLGCGEGCLSVKNKHDGFVPRYNRIIVEAYDLINKQPITIDATGILAICLQHEIDHLDGKLYYDHTNKENPFYTENNWIKI
- the ksgA gene encoding dimethyladenosine transferase, which translates into the protein MKFINPNKFIKEKKFVPSKKLGQNFLINEDILNEIIMNIDIDNVDAIIEIGPGLGVLTSKLIELEKPLYLIELDKRLYDYLNERLSDKKNTQLFNENILDFDFSVITNKHKNPIIVANLPYSISSLIVIKFLKTLNIKTMYCMLQQEVAQRLIAKPKTKQYNSFSVLFQHQATCSELIHVGKNCFNPAPEVESKFIKLEKHSDDFNSSYDKFLKLIFLSKRKTLKNNLKHTIYNEKIEYLFNKFNLDEKVRSEEIPESIIYQMFLNLNNHV
- the rnpA gene encoding ribonuclease P protein component; this translates as MNNQKFCSLRKKEDISFLFDKGCRVDNSIYTIKYKKNKIGKFQFLIALNKKTFRTAVIRNKIRRQIRSYVQKMENYHKINCVIIVKKNYLTNEYKNNYKEFQTLLKKIKYE
- a CDS encoding preprotein translocase subunit YidC; translation: MSKKPVFSFNNKSDKNNDVFSPFWVKPKSKVSKTKDVIKGIWKWSKILILLFFFVMGMWGCFQTSFDPTVASSQAIGSGLEYGFNFGTTGLYQYDVGSTAFNQNHVFTYWSMQYGPFYAWFVWPGAWLTMQITYAGHNWWGGLNGLLGIVVLIVIIRLLTMLATIKSTLQNEKMNEVSGKLAEINAKYKGLKDAQSKQMKQQETMDLYAKNNIHPFAAFEQILITLPIFLIIYRVVTILRPLKATVLFNIWNFSYTPSTQVFNNFIGDGWIYLFFLIVAIPTQFLSTWLPTYWGKQRNRASNANTSKGKKETKKRMMFQYIFTGAMSLIVAFTPTGVGVYWFFNALISILQSYIMHRIILRQREMKFKSSIGHIEIA
- a CDS encoding amino acid permease, producing MSNKKRFGSAPSAGPKKGIQVQEKTAKKIGLFASVAILFNCICGTGIFFKNRSIFVNNHGNAVGVLVTWLLLTFIAFATAYSYIEISKVKTKVDDSGISGYYERYVGNRSSRFIKLIYPLFYWGIFVVVMSVFASEALLNIFPQVWVTDSSGNKLPGTIGGFSFAIVLLIGLAMSIFFLTLNFISKMVLPTISQKLSYVKFFALSFITIGAIVLFAKHPDYNIITNIDNSPDESLNSLSGQFNFSSVLTSAPAVLFAYDGFLVIGLLKSDVKNPDKTIPLSMILGMLLAGFVFIFITVCQLLCGCASPYLIFDKLIPNNNVLRNVFIEIISILIFVSLFSSLNSQVLGQTRSCQAAIDEEIIFGYRWFKRISNGRRSDLFGGTVCSLMSTIFWFILTGVPAIIINSDQIIDGFGNLVVLAIFVIYGVLPFFTLPRWCKVPTNEAKHERLQPITAVIGGVGCIGVPLYVGVGQFIINIIHDPFGPNTEWGLWYSGNVMTNLQGCIIFWITFVLLFALPLTNDLLLRHYDREYKQPFVWQKGDPKHFDVRFNG